The Nicotiana tomentosiformis chromosome 2, ASM39032v3, whole genome shotgun sequence genome includes the window CAACTGGTAGAACTGGTGTAAGCCAATAGCCTGCAAagcatataaaatattaattacggaAGAATAATGTAacattataagtaagtataacaaataacataccagtgcctcatgcctcccgGCGTATGGAATGTACCGACGGCTAGCGCAATGAAAAGGATTCCCGACGAGAAGTCGGGTAACGCTGCGATACCAACCCATGTACTCATGCTCGCCCTCCAAACGGTCATGTGAATGGTATGGCGGAATCATGCCATACCTCTGGTGCCAATCCTCAATCTGGGCCTCTAGCCAGGCCAAGTATGTCTAGTCGACCTTGCTGCGATCATCTTGCTGGTAATGTGTTATGTGCCAAGTGGGCGGAATAGGTACAAGTTGGGATcgaccaaactggcgaaggactcattcggtggcatgatgctcaactatatcgagacatatcagtggtacggaagagctccacatagctCGACCGTGGGAGCAATAATCTGGCAATCCAACTATGAGTGTATCATTGTATGGCCTCCATACAAACTATTTATTAAACATAAGAATCGTGAGTAAACGCAACACATATCAAGCAAGGCCAAGTAAAGTtaagtatatatatacttgaacgccttcaagtaaatccaacaaatccctgtacTAAGGGAGATTATGCCGAGCCTCGACCTTGCGGGCATGgcctcgcctatcaacccacctccaagCTAGCGGGAGAAATGGTGGAGGTGGTGTATCCGGAGTTATCGGTGGCAGAGGTGGCTGGAACTGTAGAAACCCCTCCCATACCCAAACCTAATAAAGATTATAGACGTAAAATTTAAGGcattttttactatgtatgttataattATGAAAAGAATtaactatgttttcacctgcagtaACGGTATAAAACCGGCAACGTCTCTCTGGTTTTCCATGCACGCCTGGCATATCTGCCTATACAGGTAAGCTAGAACAGTTGCACCCCAGCTATAACCAGATAAATCATCTAACCGCTCCAGATGATGTAGAAATagcaagctgactaggtttctcgaagtgttcgggaacaatatACCACCAAGCATCATCAGCAGCAACAGCCTCATGTGCCGGTCGATATCCTCTGGCGGTGAATCATCAGTAATCTCCACGTCCATCACCACCAGATGTTGCCTAACGGGCGTCAGCTGCAATCGACAAGCCTCACTCAACGTAGTCGGCTCCGCAGGCTGGAAATCGGTGAGCCACTGCAACATATGAAGGTAATCCTCTCCCGTATAGTCTATGAGAGCATGCGGGTAAGCTGCATGTATACCATCAACGGGCAGCTCGAAAAGAACCTCCATATCCTCTAGTGTTATGGTAGCCTCGCCGATGGGTAGATGAAACGTGTGCGTCTCCgatcgccaccgctctatcatagccGTAATTAGTGCCCAGTCGAACTACAACCGTCCGATCTTTATGATCTTGTAAAAATCCATTCGCTGAAGGCGTCTAACTATACGGGGATGCAGCgggtggtccctaatgaactcccacaGATCGTCTATACATCTGGGGTAAAGGTCTGGGACAGACACTGCCCATCCCAGATGTGTGAAGACCTATGGTTGCCCTGGAGAAACAGtaactctcgagatgcaggtccggGATACACAGGGGGAAGCTCCATGACACTATCTGtaaattgaaaaatattaattaaagtatttttctgtttaattgtttaacatctttaaataaattataatatcttttatattaatatttaatcgataatttttctatattattacttaggttgatacattttctatattattattttacatgttagtttcttACATTTTTTGACTAAAACTCAGCAGGGTTTTGTTTGCACTATCATCTTTTTCAGCTATTTTTGAGTATAATAGAattaaacaattaattttcataactatacatgatataattaataagtattcatataaaaatacttagtttgataAATTTTTGTATATTGttgttttatatgttattttcttatttttttttactaaaattcgAGAGTATTTCTttttgaactatcatcttttttcagatatttttggggtttacagagaattaaataattaattttaataactaaaaatatattttagtaattattcatataacaaatattTAGGTTGATAAATTTCctatattaatatttcatatATTAGTTTCCTacattttttcataaaaattctaCAGAGTTTTGtttgaactttcatctttttaagttttttttgaattataacagaattaaatattaaaattttataagtaatcaagatatattcaataattattcatataaaaaatactacaaaCTTAATAGTAAATAATATTGAATTTATTTCATTTGTAACGATTTGTTTGTCAACTGTCATATTTTGCCCAAATTTTCCGGCAGCGTCTCTTTTGTAACATCAACTGGTTATTTTATGATTCATAtctaatatttgataattatCTACTAATACATTAAATTCATAATTGAGTACTCTAACCGAGTTTGTTAAAGAGAACATGTAGTTTTTATTCTACACTATGGAATCTAAAGCGCACTAAAGTAGCACTACTCTAAATGGCCATAAACAAAGTCAACTACCATAAGctaaaatttattatcagttttactacgctaaagggcacaaCATATACTAAAGGGCATTAAACAataataaagtcacatattaatatacgtacaataataaaatcacatataacaataattattcataaaataacaatatatattattactaatttttagcacataaataaacTACTTCGGAtagaaaacaaaaaaattaattatatcaCAAACGATCACAAAAAAACATACAACACAATAAAAATAACTAataagcattatatatatatatgagttttaccaaaaagtaagtcggaatacctcgattttaagttttttgaaatgtgaaaaattgataattTAGGAGCCGAAACGAGAAATAGACGAGATACACTACACGACAACGCCTTGGATCCGGTGTTAGCTTGCTAAAATACGGAGAGGACACGATTTTTGGGGGACGGGTGGGCTCCAAtggagttttaaaaaaaaaaggggggggggggggagagaccATTTTGGTTCTGTCTAGTGGGGGAAGAAGACTGGCCCGATATTTTATATATGTATAGAACATATATAGGATGCGCTATACCTACCTGTCTTTTCAACTTCTGGTATAGTGCATCATGTATATGCGCTATATATATTTTGCCCGCcaatttaaaattcaaatatagcgcATGCAACCCATGagttataccttaacggacaaacgtgttgttaaggtatagcgcacTGAAGACCTGCGTTATATATAAATTGGTCCTCGAATttttttcacctatttttgtGCTTTGAGTCCAAAAAAGCAACACTTTGGTTCCGGGTTCATGTaaaacacatatatatatatattgaattattatatagataataataatgtaatcaatctaaatataaatataaaacccAAGGTAAAATTCAAACTAATGTCTTTTTCTTAATGTTTTCGAGAGATTAGAATTGGATTGACATGTTTCCAAAATAACAGGGTAGAGGAACAAAACGATAAAATCAATTTCTGTCAAATACAAAAAGTTCTTTACTACTAATGAACAAAATTATAACTTTGCCGAAGAAATTTGCTTGGACCCTAAGTGGATAAAGACAACTTAACTAGGAGTTTTATTGGCTTCAACTGAAAGGCCTAATGTCTCTAATTAAGCATATCATTGAACCTTTCTCGAGTGTATAATTGTCTACATAAATGCAAATGCTTGAACAATATTGAAAGTATCAAGACAGGAAACCCTACAATCAATAATCTTAGCTTGGATTTCTTTCCAGAAAGCTCAATTGGTTTATCCTAAACGCAAATAGATAAGAATTACATTCCTATTGTATTTACACAGTGATAAACACTCGATTTCTCGTGTTCTTCAGCAGCGTTTATATATCTTCCTTGTAAATGTTGCCGCGACAAACTTTTCTACTGCCTTAAAAGTTAGACCCGCTATAATTCTACATTTTCAAACTAAAGCATCTTAGCATTGTCACGTTTTATATCGTTTGGTACAAATTAATGACTTGTTAAAATAACTCATAGTGTATATATCTTGTTAACGGAGTATAGGAAACATTTTAGTTAGCTTATAtatggagtcacaagtacacatTAATATATTGGCCAAGTTCTGAAAAGATATGTAAAAATCATATTTCAAGGGTATAAATAAGATTAAAACATGTAATTAAGAGGTTCCGCTGGCATCAGTGTAAGAGTTTAATTAATGCTTATTGCTCGTCTATATTGGGTCGTCCtcagaggcggacccaggatttgaaCACAACGGGTGCACCACTGTATGCTAATCACTAGCGATAAATTAAATTCGGCGTGCAACTCTTTGAAAACTTAATGTTATGATGACTTATCGTTCAAGTATAAATAAAAAGAAGTTCTAAAGAAACAGAAAGTACTGAACAATGAGAGATTCCTTCGCAAAATGAATGCTATGGAAAGGAAAGGTGTTTGATTAAGCATGTTTCACACTTTAAATTTCtagtattttaattaaaaaaaggtATGTTTAAATTATCAAAAATTACTAAAGAAATAAAGAATATGGGTATGTTAATAGTCAAAGAACCGAAGAAGAGTTTCAAACTTTTAGTTGCCATTGCCTAGTAGGAGTCAAAGTGATTGTTGAATAAGGATTTGTATGTTTCTATTTGTGGAGAGGTAAGTTACAATTTGAGGCTTTTAATTTTAAGGTAGGGATTTGAAAGAGAATAAAACTAATTAAGTTGATTATTATGTATTAGTACTAAGCTATAGTTGAATTCAAAAGGAAGATAAAAGTTAAAATTAAAGCAATTTGTTATTAAGTCTAAAAACGGTTGTATTCCAAGAACGAAGACAAAAAGGAGAAAAGGGTGAAGAGGGGTTTCAAACCCACATCATCAAGACAGGAAGTAAACTTAAATGCCCAATACAACCATTTCTTCATCCACCTTTTTATGTTTGGGGGCACATCTTAAATATTTAAGGGGTCCCATATATATGGACAgatatatataacatatatatacagtTTTTTTGCCGAGGCTAACGGGTCCCGTGACCCCTCAACCCACAATGTAGGTCCGCCTCTGGTCGTCCTCGTCCAGGGCAGCAACAATAATCTTTTCTATTGCCTTAAAAGTAAACCACTGTAATTCTATGATCTGATCTAGCCAGCCCCTTTCCGGCCATATGCAACATCTTCTATCTGCACCCACGACCTACTCGCCACAAAAAAGACATTTTAAACTTGATAGTTCTAGACATTTGGCTTCCAATAATAAAATATTGTGTCTTATGTTATTTCTTATCTTTTCAACCAAAGAAAGAAACTCTTGTTTTAGAATGAAATATCATTAACGTTTTTATTTAATTtgttcttattttcttttttgcttGATTAAATCATCAAACCTGAAAAATCAGTTTCATGTATAACATGTTTAATCGTCAATTTTAAATGGGAGAAGGTCTAAATATAtccctgtactttcgaaaatggtctaacaatacccctcgttatactattgggttatctatacccctgcagtcatactttgggttcaagtatacccctcatttaaacggagggacacgtgtcattgtcttattggccaattctaaatatctcctaattaattaaaaatactcattattcatacccgaaaaataattttataaagcaattttattttttgtaaaaactggaaaaaactgatttttGTTTTTACTAAatactgaaaaaaacgaaaaaaaaaatttttttattttttacaaaaaattctgcttttaaaaaaactgaaaaatactttctaaaacaatgtttttgtaaaaactgaaaaataattttctaaagcaattaaaaacgggAAAAAACTGGGTTTTTTATACTAAACTGAAAaaatcgaaaatatttttttccagtttttagaaaaacattgctttaaaaaaaactgaaaaataatttctaaagcaattattttt containing:
- the LOC104101787 gene encoding protein MAIN-LIKE 2-like — protein: MEVLFELPVDGIHAAYPHALIDYTGEDYLHMLQWLTDFQPAEPTTLSEACRLQLTPVRQHLVVMDVEITDDSPPEDIDRHMRLLLLMMLGGILFPNTSRNLVSLLFLHHLERLDDLSGYSWGATVLAYLYRQICQACMENQRDVAGFIPLLQVKT